One window from the genome of Asterias amurensis chromosome 12, ASM3211899v1 encodes:
- the LOC139945618 gene encoding mannose-6-phosphate isomerase-like: MGSLVSKKKQTPPTEEAQQPPQETPAAETQPPASPETQPPEEVEAQPPKAEAEAEPPEADAEKPKESPPTSPPTAEEKEDSKPASNVSTPVKIPEITVDTSPPVDGSADEEEPPTVTPIAVALKCAVQQYAWGRIGEDSEVATLTQASDPDFQLKGDEPYAELWMGTHGKGPSIVVGEDSKPLKEWIQANPDCLGDKVRSKFNAQLPFLFKVLSVNKALSIQAHPHKELAETLRAEHPENYPDDNHKPEMAIALTAFEGLNGFRPLTEIDEFLKTVPEFRAVVGEDNAAKLTAELETGGNDGKSVLKECFTGLMTREAEVVKTQLDLLVKRLEAEESETSHRELLLRLNSQFPGDVGCFCSYFLNHIILQPGEAMFLGPNEPHAYLSGNCMECMACSDNVVRAGLTPKFKDVENLCKMLTYISSPAQDKLFPSVTDPGDSCITVYDPPVPDFAVARIKVSEGVESYAVTAYDSASILITISGQAEASHPSFGNGKTLTLKRGSVTFLSANHSLPLKLEKSEGFLSFRAYCPLA, encoded by the exons GCTGCCGAAACCCAACCTCCAGCAAGTCCAGAGACACAACCTCCAGAAGAGGTGGAGGCCCAACCTCCAAAGGCAGAGGCAGAGGCGGAGCCTCCTGAGGCTGATGCTGAGAAACCCAAAGAATCACCCCCAACATCACCTCCGACAGCTGAGGAGAAAGAGGATTCAAAACCCGCCTCAAATGTTTCAACTCCAGTGAAGATTCCTGAAATAACCGTAGATACCTCGCCACCGGTAGATGGCAGTGCGGATGAAGAAGAGCCACCAACAGTTACGCCGATTG CCGTTGCATTAAAGTGTGCAGTACAACAGTACGCCTGGGGTCGTATTGGAGAGGACAGCGAGGTCGCGACCTTGACCCAAGCAAGTGACCCCGACTTCCAACTCAAAGGAGATGAGCCTTACGCAGAG CTTTGGATGGGAACTCACGGCAAGGGTCCGTCCATCGTAGTCGGCGAAGACTCCAAACCACTCAAGGAGTGGATCCAAGCTAATCCAGACTGCCTTGGTGATAAGGTCAGGTCAAAGTTCAACGCTCAGCTGCCATTTCTATTCAAGGTGCTATCTGTGAACAAAGCGTTGTCCATTCAGGCCCATCCTCACAAG GAATTAGCTGAGACACTTCGTGCCGAGCATCCAGAGAATTATCCAGACGACAATCATAAACCTGAGATGGCGATCGCTCTGACAGCGTTCGAAGGTCTAAATGGATTCAGACCGCTCACTGAAATTGATGAGTTCTTGAAGA ctgTTCCAGAATTCCGAGCCGTTGTGGGTGAAGATAACGCAGCGAAGTTGACAGCCGAGTTAGAAACAGGAGGAAATGATGGGAAGAGCGTCTTGAAGGAGTGCTTTACTGGACTGATGACGAGAGAAGCTGAGGTCGTCAAAACACAGCTTGACCTCCTTGTAAAGAGACTAGAAGCTGAAG aatCAGAGACGAGCCATCGAGAGTTACTCCTTCGTCTGAACTCTCAATTCCCCGGTGATGTTGGATGCTTCTGTAGTTATTTCCTGAATCATATCATCTTACAGCCAGGGGAGGCAATGTTTCTTGGCCCCAATGAACCACATGCTTATCTCAGTGGCA attGCATGGAGTGTATGGCTTGTTCAGATAACGTCGTCCGTGCTGGACTCACCCCTAAATTCAAAGACGTGGAGAACCTTTGTAAGATGCTAACCTACATCTCGAGCCCAGCCCAAGACAAACTCTTCCCCAGTGTGACAGACCCAGGGGATTCCTGCATCACCGTGTATGACCCACCAGTGCCTGATTTTGCTGTGGCTAGAATTAAG gTTTCAGAGGGAGTAGAGTCATACGCAGTAACAGCCTACGACAGCGCAAGCATCCTCATCACAATCAGTGGCCAAGCTGAGGCGTCACACCCCTCCTTTGGAAATGGTAAAACCCTGACTCTGAAAAGGGGCTCGGTCACCTTCTTATCAGCCAATCACAGCCTTCCTCTCAAACTTGAAAAATCTGAGGGATTTCTGTCCTTCAGAGCTTACTGCCCATTGGCTTAA